A genomic window from Solanum dulcamara chromosome 11, daSolDulc1.2, whole genome shotgun sequence includes:
- the LOC129875097 gene encoding uncharacterized protein LOC129875097 isoform X2 translates to MEEVRSTTAWVATHSSHVTVDFSGIEKVAENMKNSLPKVEWDFEGIHYFDNGPLTVQYLLVLDTLNFCFWPDEEMSYDHLASGLKVTLESDKSAFDADRLQKYTGPQLRKMLNWSRPLPLEDERVRLLHEVGLELERSFEGKASKLVESCDNSAAKLVALMTCHFPGFRDHTVYKGHQIFLYKRAQIFAADLWGAFKGQGYGDFEDISSITIFADYIIPAVLQQLGVLRYRTSLDNIIKKNTEIVSGSEEEVELRACSVYAVEKMKELISKKTGKQVLSVELDLWLWAFGIQCPSLQHHRTLSIYY, encoded by the exons ATGGAAGAAGTTAGGTCTACCACAGCTTGGGTCGCTACTCATTCCTCTCATGTTACCGTTGATTTCTCAG GCATTGAGAAGGTCGCTGAAAATATGAAGAACTCATTACCAAAAGTGGAGTGGGATTTTGAAGGGATTCACTATTTTGATAACGGGCCACTCACTGTTCAGTACTTGCTGGTCTTGGATACGTTGAATTTCTGTTTCTGGCCAG ACGAGGAGATGAGTTATGATCATCTGGCATCTGGATTAAAGGTTACTCTTGAAAGTGACAAATCTGCATTTGATGCTGATCGTCTACAGAAATATACTG GACCTCAATTAAGGAAAATGTTGAACTGGTCAAGACCATTGCCTTTGGAGGATGAACGGGTGCGCTTATTGCATGAG GTTGGGCTTGAGCTTGAGAGGAGCTTTGAGGGAAAGGCATCTAAACTTGTGGAGTCCTGTGACAACTCTGCTGCAAAGCTTGTAGCTCTTATGACATGCCACTTCCCTG GCTTCCGTGATCACACAGTGTACAAAGGCCACCAGATTTTCTTGTATAAAAGAGCCCAAATTTTTGCTGCTGATTTGTGGGGTGCATTTAAGGGTCAAGGATACGGTGATTTTGAAGACATAAGCTCAATAACCATATTTGCTGATTATATTATTCCAGCTGTCCTTCAGCAACTTGGAGTGCTGAGATATCGTACATCCCTGGATAATATTATCAAGAAAAATACTGAAATTGTCTCAGGCAGTGAAGAGGAGGTAGAACTCCGAGCCTGCTCTGTTTATGCTGTGGAGAAAATGAAGGAGTTGATCAGTAAAAAGACGGGGAAGCAG GTGTTGAGTGTGGAACTAGATCTTTGGTTATGGGCTTTTGGCATACAATGCCCATCTCTTCAACACCATCGGACACTCTCTATCTATTATTGA
- the LOC129873125 gene encoding LOB domain-containing protein 37-like, whose translation MSCNGCRVLRKGCSDNCILRPCLQWIETPEAQGHATVFVAKFFGRAGLMSFISAVPENQRPALFQSLLYEAAGRTVNPVNGAVGLLWTGNWHVCQAAVETVLRGGALRPISEFLGASVEIDEVSDCTDVFKLQDPSLNMRPKMQKRRRFPEENSMLADLDLSLTPRFNQKVYNSHTLPENHRRPGTPSMNSEESGTTTCFESTGVIGDHQGKEPKLLSLFN comes from the exons atgAGTTGCAATGGCTGTCGAGTCCTTCGAAAAGGATGCAGTGATAACTGTATTCTGAGACCTTGTTTGCAATGGATCGAAACCCCTGAAGCCCAAGGACACGCTACTGTATTTGTAGCTAAGTTTTTTGGCCGTGCTGGACTCATGTCCTTCATTTCCGCCGTTCCAGAAAATCAACGACCTG CTTTGTTCCAGTCCTTATTATACGAAGCTGCTGGGAGAACAGTGAACCCAGTGAACGGCGCCGTAGGCTTATTATGGACAGGCAATTGGCACGTCTGTCAAGCGGCGGTGGAAACCGTCCTCCGCGGCGGCGCGTTACGGCCGATCTCCGAATTTCTCGGCGCGTCGGTAGAGATTGATGAAGTGTCTGATTGCACCGATGTGTTTAAGCTTCAGGATCCTAGTCTAAACATGCGGCCGAAGATGCAAAAACGGCGTCGTTTCCCTGAGGAAAATTCAATGTTAGCGGATCTCGATCTCAGTTTAACACCAAGGTTTAATCAGAAGGTGTATAATAGCCACACTTTGCCGGAGAATCATCGGCGACCAGGAACTCCGTCGATGAATTCAGAAGAATCTGGAACTACTACTTGTTTTGAGAGTACTGGTGTTATTGGAGATCATCAAGGAAAAGAACCCAAATTACTCAGCTTGTTCAATTAG
- the LOC129875096 gene encoding uncharacterized protein LOC129875096 isoform X2, translating to MNSIGPRLVVQVDIKKKPSEQNLPLHNRWHPEIPPVAEVQVGEVFRVEMVDFSGGGITKHYTAVDIKHADQSVVHYLSGPIRVVDTDGNPAEPGDLLAVEICNLGPLPGDEWGFTAIFDRENGGGFLTDHFPHATKAIWYFEGIYAYSPHIPGVRFPGLVHPGIIGTAPSKELLNIWNERERKLEETGPQSLKLCEVLHSRPLANLPSTKGCILGKIQDGTPEWNRIAKEAARTIPGRENGGNCDIKNLSRGSKIYLPVFVEGANLSTGDMHFSQGDGEVSFCGAIEMSGFLELKCEIIRKGMKEYLTPMGPTPLHVNPIFEIGPMEPRFSEWLVFEGISVDESGQQHYLDASVAYKRAVLNAIDYLSKFGYSKEQVYLLLSCCPCEGRISGIVDAPNAVATLAIPTAIFDQDIRPKINKVPVGPRLVRNPGIPQCTYDGSLPITKNPLLHQQGSSCNMDARS from the exons ATGAATTCAATAGGTCCAAGGTTAGTAGTGCAGGTAGATATAAAGAAGAAGCCAAGTGAACAAAATCTACCTCTTCACAACCGGTGGCATCCGGAGATACCTCCCGTAGCAGAGGTGCAAGTTGGGGAGGTGTTCAGGGTTGAGATGGTGGATTTTAGTGGTGGTGGTATAACGAAACACTATACTGCGGTGGACATCAAGCATGCTGATCAGTCTGTT GTCCATTATCTCAGTGGGCCAATAAGAGTCGTAGATACAGATGGAAATCCCGCTGAACCAGGTGACCTTCTTGCTGTTGAAATATGCAACTTAGGGCCTCTCCCCGGAGATGAATGGGGTTTTACAGCAATATTCGACAGAGAGAATGGTGGAGGATTTCTAACAGATCATTTTCCCCATGCAACTAAAGCTATTTGGTACTTCGAAGGCATATATGCCTACTCACCACATATACCAG GTGTAAGATTTCCTGGTTTAGTTCATCCTGGAATCATTGGAACAGCGCCTTCAAAAGAACTACTCAATATATGGAATGAGAGGGAAAGAAAGCTTGAAGAAACTGGTCCCCAATCTCTCAAATTATGTGAGGTCTTGCATTCTAGACCATTGGCTAACCTACCTTCAACAAAAGGGTGCATTCTTGGCAAG ATTCAAGATGGAACTCCTGAGTGGAATAGAATTGCCAAAGAGGCTGCAAGAACAATACCAGGACGTGAAAATGGAGGAAATTGTGACATCAAAAATCTCAGCAGAGGTTCAAAAATATACCTTCCAGTATTTGTAGAAGGAGCAAACCTCAGTACTGGTGATATGCATTTTTCTCAAGGTGATGGTGAAGTATCATTTTGTGGAGCAATCGAGATGAGTGGCTTCTTAGAGCTCAA ATGTGAAATTATAAGAAAGGGAATGAAAGAATATCTCACTCCAATGGGACCCACACCACTACATGTGAACCCAATTTTTGAGATAGGACCCATGGAGCCAAGATTCTCAGAGTGGTTGGTGTTTGAAGGCATCAGTGTAGATGAAAGTGGACAACAGCACTATCTTGATGCCAGTGTTGCATACAAGCGTGCAGTACTAAATGCAATTGATTACCTCTCAAAATTTGGCTACTCAAAGGAACAG GTTTATCTTCTACTTTCGTGCTGTCCCTGCGAAGGAAGGATTTCAGGAATTGTTGATGCCCCCAATGCTGTTGCCACCCTTGCCATTCCAACTGCTATTTTTGACCAG GATATTCGCCCAAAGATCAATAAAGTGCCTGTTGGGCCAAGACTTGTGAGGAATCCAGGAATCCCGCAATGTACTTATGATGGAAGCCTGCCAATCACCAAAAACCCCTTGCTCCATCAACAAGGGAGCAGCTGCAACATGGATGCTCGTTCTTGA
- the LOC129875097 gene encoding uncharacterized protein LOC129875097 isoform X1 — protein sequence MEEVRSTTAWVATHSSHVTVDFSGIEKVAENMKNSLPKVEWDFEGIHYFDNGPLTVQYLLVLDTLNFCFWPDEEMSYDHLASGLKVTLESDKSAFDADRLQKYTGPQLRKMLNWSRPLPLEDERVRLLHEVGLELERSFEGKASKLVESCDNSAAKLVALMTCHFPGFRDHTVYKGHQIFLYKRAQIFAADLWGAFKGQGYGDFEDISSITIFADYIIPAVLQQLGVLRYRTSLDNIIKKNTEIVSGSEEEVELRACSVYAVEKMKELISKKTGKQASSCSPAKVFPYIRLTSQGKIQEKNKKVLSVELDLWLWAFGIQCPSLQHHRTLSIYY from the exons ATGGAAGAAGTTAGGTCTACCACAGCTTGGGTCGCTACTCATTCCTCTCATGTTACCGTTGATTTCTCAG GCATTGAGAAGGTCGCTGAAAATATGAAGAACTCATTACCAAAAGTGGAGTGGGATTTTGAAGGGATTCACTATTTTGATAACGGGCCACTCACTGTTCAGTACTTGCTGGTCTTGGATACGTTGAATTTCTGTTTCTGGCCAG ACGAGGAGATGAGTTATGATCATCTGGCATCTGGATTAAAGGTTACTCTTGAAAGTGACAAATCTGCATTTGATGCTGATCGTCTACAGAAATATACTG GACCTCAATTAAGGAAAATGTTGAACTGGTCAAGACCATTGCCTTTGGAGGATGAACGGGTGCGCTTATTGCATGAG GTTGGGCTTGAGCTTGAGAGGAGCTTTGAGGGAAAGGCATCTAAACTTGTGGAGTCCTGTGACAACTCTGCTGCAAAGCTTGTAGCTCTTATGACATGCCACTTCCCTG GCTTCCGTGATCACACAGTGTACAAAGGCCACCAGATTTTCTTGTATAAAAGAGCCCAAATTTTTGCTGCTGATTTGTGGGGTGCATTTAAGGGTCAAGGATACGGTGATTTTGAAGACATAAGCTCAATAACCATATTTGCTGATTATATTATTCCAGCTGTCCTTCAGCAACTTGGAGTGCTGAGATATCGTACATCCCTGGATAATATTATCAAGAAAAATACTGAAATTGTCTCAGGCAGTGAAGAGGAGGTAGAACTCCGAGCCTGCTCTGTTTATGCTGTGGAGAAAATGAAGGAGTTGATCAGTAAAAAGACGGGGAAGCAG GCAAGCTCCTGCAGTCCAGCGAAGGTTTTTCCTTATATCAGGTTGACGTCTCAAGgtaaaatacaagaaaaaaataaaaag GTGTTGAGTGTGGAACTAGATCTTTGGTTATGGGCTTTTGGCATACAATGCCCATCTCTTCAACACCATCGGACACTCTCTATCTATTATTGA
- the LOC129875096 gene encoding uncharacterized protein LOC129875096 isoform X1 gives MAPPTPRLVIPIDLKKKPWEQKLPLHNRWHPEIPHVTEIKTGEMFRIEMVDWTAGAIQDNNSAMDVKTIDLSTVHYLSGPIRVVDTDGNPAEPGDLLAVEICNLGPLPGDEWGFTAIFDRENGGGFLTDHFPHATKAIWYFEGIYAYSPHIPGVRFPGLVHPGIIGTAPSKELLNIWNERERKLEETGPQSLKLCEVLHSRPLANLPSTKGCILGKIQDGTPEWNRIAKEAARTIPGRENGGNCDIKNLSRGSKIYLPVFVEGANLSTGDMHFSQGDGEVSFCGAIEMSGFLELKCEIIRKGMKEYLTPMGPTPLHVNPIFEIGPMEPRFSEWLVFEGISVDESGQQHYLDASVAYKRAVLNAIDYLSKFGYSKEQVYLLLSCCPCEGRISGIVDAPNAVATLAIPTAIFDQDIRPKINKVPVGPRLVRNPGIPQCTYDGSLPITKNPLLHQQGSSCNMDARS, from the exons ATGGCTCCTCCTACTCCAAGACTAGTAATCCCCATAGACCTAAAGAAAAAGCCATGGGAACAAAAGTTGCCACTCCACAACCGTTGGCACCCAGAGATACCACATGTAACAGAGATTAAAACAGGGGAGATGTTCCGAATTGAGATGGTTGATTGGACAGCAGGCGCTATCCAAGATAATAACTCTGCAATGGATGTAAAAACTATTGATTTATCTACT GTCCATTATCTCAGTGGGCCAATAAGAGTCGTAGATACAGATGGAAATCCCGCTGAACCAGGTGACCTTCTTGCTGTTGAAATATGCAACTTAGGGCCTCTCCCCGGAGATGAATGGGGTTTTACAGCAATATTCGACAGAGAGAATGGTGGAGGATTTCTAACAGATCATTTTCCCCATGCAACTAAAGCTATTTGGTACTTCGAAGGCATATATGCCTACTCACCACATATACCAG GTGTAAGATTTCCTGGTTTAGTTCATCCTGGAATCATTGGAACAGCGCCTTCAAAAGAACTACTCAATATATGGAATGAGAGGGAAAGAAAGCTTGAAGAAACTGGTCCCCAATCTCTCAAATTATGTGAGGTCTTGCATTCTAGACCATTGGCTAACCTACCTTCAACAAAAGGGTGCATTCTTGGCAAG ATTCAAGATGGAACTCCTGAGTGGAATAGAATTGCCAAAGAGGCTGCAAGAACAATACCAGGACGTGAAAATGGAGGAAATTGTGACATCAAAAATCTCAGCAGAGGTTCAAAAATATACCTTCCAGTATTTGTAGAAGGAGCAAACCTCAGTACTGGTGATATGCATTTTTCTCAAGGTGATGGTGAAGTATCATTTTGTGGAGCAATCGAGATGAGTGGCTTCTTAGAGCTCAA ATGTGAAATTATAAGAAAGGGAATGAAAGAATATCTCACTCCAATGGGACCCACACCACTACATGTGAACCCAATTTTTGAGATAGGACCCATGGAGCCAAGATTCTCAGAGTGGTTGGTGTTTGAAGGCATCAGTGTAGATGAAAGTGGACAACAGCACTATCTTGATGCCAGTGTTGCATACAAGCGTGCAGTACTAAATGCAATTGATTACCTCTCAAAATTTGGCTACTCAAAGGAACAG GTTTATCTTCTACTTTCGTGCTGTCCCTGCGAAGGAAGGATTTCAGGAATTGTTGATGCCCCCAATGCTGTTGCCACCCTTGCCATTCCAACTGCTATTTTTGACCAG GATATTCGCCCAAAGATCAATAAAGTGCCTGTTGGGCCAAGACTTGTGAGGAATCCAGGAATCCCGCAATGTACTTATGATGGAAGCCTGCCAATCACCAAAAACCCCTTGCTCCATCAACAAGGGAGCAGCTGCAACATGGATGCTCGTTCTTGA